One window of the Xiphias gladius isolate SHS-SW01 ecotype Sanya breed wild chromosome 11, ASM1685928v1, whole genome shotgun sequence genome contains the following:
- the fgfbp3 gene encoding fibroblast growth factor-binding protein 2 has product MSVLPSSFLFLLLLCLLVLAEAKRQPGQGNPDKPRQPPSSPAPAKRPRNRSVPGSGELTTKEGHRCTWQTSGEGLVSLLVNCSAETLGDQQRYWCRYAGKPDLCQAYGVKSSQYWKQLVGKLKKRQNACEGEKVLKAKTCKKAPTEAHMKLAERSGEEEMKGGKEGGKKKGTSAGKSSDGGKAERRKKKEEEEEEELKKREERTGFEEDGVMNDMEPVQSYCSEGWHSVCSFFVRFFEG; this is encoded by the exons ATGAGCGTCCTTCCATccagcttcctcttcctcctcctcctctgcctcctcgtCCTCGCCGAGGCCAAGCGGCAGCCTGGTCAGGGGAATCCTGACAAACCCCGCCAGCCTCCGTCTTCACCCGCACCGGCCAAGAGACCTAGAAATCGCTCGGTGCCCGGCTCCGGAGAGCTGACCACCAAGGAGGGACATCGCTGCACCTGGCAGACGTCCGGTGAGGGCCTGGTGAGCCTGCTGGTGAACTGCAGCGCTGAAACACTGGGAGACCAGCAGAG GTATTGGTGTCGTTACGCCGGTAAACCGGACCTGTGCCAGGCCTACGGGGTGAAATCCAGCCAGTACTGGAAGCAGCTGGTGGGGAAACTGAAGAAGAGGCAGAACGCCTGTGAAGGAGAGAAAGTCCTGAAAGCCAAAACCTGCAAGAAGGCGCCCACCGAGGCCCACATGAAGCTCGCCGAGCGCagcggagaggaggagatgaagggaggaaaggaaggagggaagaagaagggaACGTCAGCCGGTAAGAGTTCAGACGGCGgaaaggcagagaggagaaagaagaaggaggaggaagaggaagaggagttgaagaagagggaggagaggactGGGTTTGAGGAGGACGGAGTGATGAATGACATGGAGCCAGTGCAGAGTTACTGCAGTGAGGGATGGCACTCCGTCTGCTCATTCTTTGTCAGGTTCTTTGAGGGTTGA
- the ppp1r3ca gene encoding protein phosphatase 1, regulatory subunit 3Ca, whose amino-acid sequence MSAASVLRSFSPSAMPGPVMPMDVAVRFYISHSPPPLRGFLSSYEELQRAKNRVNQSTTRSHNQQLYKPLRPCLSSQQKVVDDGSCVSWNNKAGKKRVVFADTKGMSLTAIHVFSKFDDEPYQNKRCGGVTEELQFDMTDLETATVDLKISSVRSLALDFKQPSADYLDFRNRLIQNSVCLENCSLQERSLTGTVKVRNIGFEKSVQVRATFDSWTSFTNVECTFMNNVYGCQDSDTFAFVLELPTYVPPQNQVEFCVCFKVQGQTFWDNNDGKNYVLRHVGLNGEDLKNLNAPTSVEQKKHSEQIYGGMKLLEMEFDQFGSPRMSSGLFPGWQSWGQIDSTVPYW is encoded by the exons ATGAGTGCTGCAAG cgTGCTCAGGTCTTTCAGTCCATCAGCAATGCCTGGCCCAGTAATGCCGATGGATGTGGCTGTGAGATTCTACATTAGCCACTCTCCGCCTCCCCTCCGAGGTTTCCTCAGCTCCTACGAGGAGCTGCAGAGGGCCAAGAACCGGGTCAACCAGTCCACCACCCGCAGCCACAACCAGCAGCTCTACAAACCCCTGCGGCCCTGCCTCAGCAGCCAGCAGAAAGTGGTGGATGATGGCAGCTGCGTCAGCTGGAACAACAAGGCCGGGAAGAAGAGGGTGGTGTTCGCAGACACAAAGGGCATGTCACTGACCGCCATCCACGTCTTCTCAAAGTTTGACGATGAGCCGTATCAAAACAAGCGTTGTGGGGGAGTCACGGAGGAGCTGCAGTTTGACATGACAGACCTGGAAACAGCCACAGTGGATCTAAAGATCAGCTCGGTGCGCAGCCTGGCACTGGACTTTAAACAGCCCTCAGCCGACTACCTGGACTTCCGGAACCGCCTGATTCAAAATTCGGTCTGCTTGGAGAACTGCTCGCTGCAGGAGCGCTCGCTGACTGGCACCGTCAAGGTCCGGAACATTGGGTTTGAGAAGTCAGTGCAGGTGCGCGCCACCTTCGACTCGTGGACCAGCTTCACCAACGTCGAGTGCACCTTCATGAACAACGTCTACGGCTGCCAGGATTCTGACACCTTTGCATTCGTTCTGGAGCTACCTACCTATGTCCCACCACAGAATCAGGTCGAGTTCTGTGTCTGCTTCAAGGTCCAAGGTCAGACCTTCTGGGACAATAACGATGGCAAGAACTATGTTCTCAGGCACGTCGGCTTGAACGGAGAGGACCTGAAAAATCTGAACGCCCCAACTTCTGTCGAGCAGAAGAAGCATTCAGAGCAGATATACGGGGGCATGAAGCTGCTGGAGATGGAGTTCGATCAGTTTGGCAGCCCACGCATGTCCAGTGGACTCTTTCCTGGCTGGCAGAGCTGGGGTCAGATTGATAGTACAGTGCCTTATTGGTGA